In Inquilinus sp. Marseille-Q2685, the following proteins share a genomic window:
- a CDS encoding DUF6088 family protein — protein sequence MSETRIHSPDMRGSSLDLKSQIAGQVAMHSPARVWTPTDFLNIGPRDAVDKALQRLAHSGSLRRIDRGLYDQPRLNPLTGKPAAPDYRAVIEAISRRDQTRMLVDGMTAANDLGLSDAVPGRVVVHTDARLRPIRLDNLTITFRPTAPSKLFWAGRPAMRVVQALHWLREALAKPDDRDRITARLLAILSDPAHGPGLRADLEDGLPTLPAWMQAFLRDLLKRSAGELQDRPEADLRLDHEPHRGDSDTFIRSVRPRREADR from the coding sequence TTGTCCGAAACACGTATACACTCTCCGGACATGCGTGGCTCCAGTCTCGATCTCAAGTCCCAAATCGCCGGCCAGGTGGCGATGCATTCTCCTGCCCGCGTGTGGACGCCGACCGACTTTCTCAATATCGGCCCGCGCGATGCAGTGGACAAGGCGCTGCAGCGTCTGGCGCACAGCGGAAGCCTGCGCCGCATCGATCGCGGACTCTACGACCAACCACGGCTCAATCCACTGACCGGCAAGCCAGCCGCGCCAGATTATCGCGCGGTCATCGAGGCAATCTCCCGGCGCGACCAGACGCGGATGCTGGTCGACGGCATGACGGCTGCCAACGATCTCGGTCTTTCGGATGCCGTTCCGGGCCGGGTTGTGGTCCATACGGATGCACGGCTCCGTCCCATCCGGTTGGACAATCTGACGATCACATTCCGGCCGACAGCACCGAGCAAGCTGTTCTGGGCTGGGCGTCCGGCGATGCGCGTCGTCCAAGCGCTGCATTGGCTACGCGAGGCACTGGCAAAGCCGGACGACCGGGATCGGATCACAGCGCGTCTCCTCGCGATCCTCTCGGATCCGGCCCATGGTCCTGGCCTTCGCGCGGATCTGGAGGATGGTTTGCCGACGCTTCCGGCCTGGATGCAGGCCTTCCTTCGTGACCTGTTGAAGCGGTCGGCCGGAGAACTGCAGGATCGCCCTGAAGCGGATCTCCGCTTGGATCACGAGCCGCATCGTGGCGATTCCGACACCTTCATTCGTTCAGTCCGGCCCCGCCGGGAGGCCGATCGATGA
- a CDS encoding MucR family transcriptional regulator, which translates to MAGDATVGLQQGVADETRKLTVQIVAAHVAHNNVATNDLPALIDQVYAALNGLGKPVEPVKERPQPAVPIKRSVMPDYIVCLEDGRKLKMLKRHLKTAYNMTPDEYRERWGLPADYPMVAPNYANQRSALAKTIGLGTRRAATPPAPVPQSEFAVPKARRSRKAG; encoded by the coding sequence ATGGCGGGAGACGCAACCGTCGGATTGCAACAGGGGGTGGCGGACGAGACACGAAAGCTGACCGTGCAGATCGTTGCCGCGCATGTGGCTCACAATAATGTTGCGACGAATGACCTGCCGGCGCTGATCGATCAGGTCTACGCAGCCCTCAATGGCCTCGGGAAGCCTGTCGAACCGGTGAAGGAGCGGCCCCAGCCGGCGGTGCCGATCAAGAGGTCGGTCATGCCCGACTACATCGTCTGCCTCGAGGACGGCAGGAAGCTGAAGATGCTGAAACGGCATCTGAAGACCGCCTACAACATGACGCCGGACGAGTACCGCGAGCGCTGGGGCCTGCCGGCCGACTACCCGATGGTCGCGCCGAACTACGCCAACCAGCGCAGCGCTCTGGCGAAGACGATCGGGCTCGGGACGCGTCGTGCTGCCACTCCGCCGGCTCCGGTGCCGCAGTCCGAATTCGCTGTTCCGAAGGCTCGCCGCAGCCGCAAAGCGGGCTGA
- a CDS encoding S-4TM family putative pore-forming effector — MNEIPVIQNDERQLKLLRARKQTYANATLLMVVQLGLALGIPIIGGILATLRPELKAYVAAASLAVVALDVLILDRSQKKLIRQAARIGEQFDCAVFDLPWDQFSIGERVEAEDIHAAAKAFARRADDAKLRNWYPEAVGNLPLHLARIICQRTNLHYDARLRRSYSSILKAISICLIGALAISGLIQNVSMTAWVLTMAPAMPFLSWAAREYYRQVDTADSLEMLMKEARNFWKSAVDGECGVDVCRARSREFQNAIYSRRATSPLVLPFLYKFKRLALEDEMNEGAADLVHEYERSLSRNQRGGAAP; from the coding sequence GTGAATGAGATTCCCGTCATCCAAAATGATGAGCGGCAACTCAAGCTTCTGCGAGCACGAAAGCAAACATATGCGAACGCGACTCTCCTCATGGTCGTGCAGCTCGGACTTGCACTTGGCATCCCGATCATTGGCGGTATTCTGGCGACGCTTCGACCAGAGCTCAAGGCCTATGTCGCAGCGGCATCGCTTGCAGTTGTCGCACTAGACGTCCTCATCTTGGATCGATCCCAGAAGAAGCTGATCAGACAAGCCGCAAGGATCGGAGAGCAGTTCGACTGCGCCGTCTTTGACCTGCCATGGGACCAGTTTAGCATCGGAGAAAGGGTTGAAGCAGAAGATATACATGCGGCCGCAAAGGCCTTTGCGAGGCGCGCGGATGACGCCAAGTTGAGGAATTGGTATCCAGAGGCTGTAGGCAACTTGCCCCTGCATCTTGCGAGGATCATCTGTCAGCGGACAAATCTTCACTACGACGCTCGACTTCGTCGCAGCTACAGCTCGATTCTGAAGGCGATCTCGATCTGTCTGATCGGTGCTCTCGCCATCTCGGGTCTGATACAGAACGTGTCAATGACGGCTTGGGTGCTTACAATGGCTCCGGCAATGCCTTTCCTTTCCTGGGCCGCCCGCGAGTATTACCGGCAAGTCGATACAGCTGACTCTCTGGAAATGCTTATGAAGGAAGCTCGAAACTTCTGGAAGAGCGCGGTCGACGGTGAATGTGGAGTTGACGTCTGCCGTGCTAGATCGCGCGAATTTCAGAACGCAATCTACAGCCGTCGGGCAACCAGCCCATTGGTTCTGCCATTCCTTTATAAATTCAAACGTCTTGCTCTTGAGGATGAGATGAATGAAGGCGCCGCGGATCTCGTTCACGAGTACGAGAGATCGCTCTCCAGGAATCAGCGAGGCGGGGCGGCGCCGTAG
- a CDS encoding cyclic GMP-AMP synthase DncV-like nucleotidyltransferase has translation MKLTDHFNTFMSDIVNLNATRVTLLEDSVETLKSVVRESDWMPKVKSFIPQGSWAHKTIIKPVEDKAFDADLLVFAEPVNGWTAKDYLSTLRAVFSNHPTYKDKVRRYSHCVTIEYVGDRKIDIAPCIVDRGGVTRLEVCNFNTDAFELSEPKRYTEWLIERNGWTGNNGFRKVTRLLKYLRDIKGTFSCPSVLFTTLLGNRIIWTDSLNSNDFADLPTALKTIVGRLDDWLQSNPYRPIVANPVLSSEVLSDLWNDDRYTNFREKIHTYRTWIDDAYAESDRDESIGKWRRVFGDDFARSAVIEKAAHVSDEARALAEAASFGVRGVVGDLVELFIRFGRRALPANFDRLPHKRRPRWTRLSSPLFQVSIIATRHPSRNGPMIDTHVPGSAPLPKHNWLKFQIRTGVGTPVSSDYEVHWRVTNTDQEAMRANSLRGDFVPSDEGTSRWEQLAYRGVHSVEAFVIRKRDQKLVSQSDPFYVVIE, from the coding sequence ATGAAACTAACAGATCACTTCAACACTTTCATGTCCGATATAGTGAACTTAAATGCCACACGAGTCACACTGCTTGAGGACAGCGTCGAAACCCTGAAGAGTGTGGTGCGCGAATCCGATTGGATGCCAAAAGTCAAGTCCTTCATTCCACAAGGATCGTGGGCACACAAAACCATTATCAAGCCTGTCGAGGACAAGGCCTTCGACGCAGATCTTCTCGTATTTGCTGAGCCAGTTAATGGCTGGACGGCCAAGGACTATCTCTCAACACTCCGTGCTGTTTTTTCCAATCACCCCACCTACAAAGATAAGGTCCGACGTTATTCACACTGCGTCACGATCGAATACGTCGGCGACCGCAAGATCGACATCGCGCCATGCATCGTCGACAGAGGTGGCGTAACGCGACTGGAGGTCTGTAACTTCAACACCGATGCATTCGAACTTTCTGAGCCTAAGAGATATACGGAGTGGCTGATTGAACGAAACGGGTGGACTGGCAACAATGGCTTTCGGAAGGTGACAAGACTTCTGAAATATCTTCGCGATATTAAGGGCACCTTTTCCTGCCCCTCGGTCCTGTTCACGACGCTGCTCGGCAATCGAATCATCTGGACGGACAGCCTCAATTCGAACGACTTTGCAGACCTACCCACAGCGCTGAAGACTATTGTCGGACGCTTGGATGATTGGCTGCAGTCAAATCCCTATAGACCGATCGTTGCCAATCCGGTTCTTTCGTCTGAGGTATTAAGCGATCTATGGAACGATGACCGCTACACCAATTTTCGAGAGAAAATTCACACTTATCGAACCTGGATCGATGACGCCTACGCAGAAAGCGATCGAGACGAGAGCATCGGTAAATGGCGCCGAGTATTTGGCGACGATTTCGCAAGAAGCGCAGTCATCGAGAAAGCGGCGCACGTATCGGATGAGGCGCGTGCGCTGGCTGAGGCCGCATCATTCGGGGTGCGCGGGGTTGTTGGTGACTTGGTGGAACTGTTCATCCGATTCGGGCGCCGGGCGTTGCCAGCCAATTTCGACCGTTTGCCCCACAAGCGACGCCCGAGGTGGACGCGTCTCTCATCGCCCCTATTCCAAGTCAGCATCATCGCAACCCGCCATCCGAGCCGCAACGGACCGATGATCGATACACACGTACCCGGCTCCGCCCCACTGCCAAAGCACAACTGGCTCAAGTTCCAGATCCGCACCGGGGTTGGGACCCCGGTCAGCAGCGACTATGAAGTTCATTGGCGGGTTACCAATACCGACCAGGAGGCAATGCGTGCGAACTCACTGCGGGGTGACTTCGTGCCTTCCGACGAAGGCACATCCCGCTGGGAACAACTCGCGTATCGTGGAGTCCATTCCGTCGAGGCCTTTGTCATTCGAAAACGGGATCAGAAGCTCGTTTCACAAAGCGATCCCTTCTATGTGGTGATCGAATAA
- a CDS encoding helix-turn-helix domain-containing protein yields the protein MIPDDEISVEQCRGARAMLGWSQTKLAEEARVARQTIVDFERGARTPFPNNKAAIRSALEAAGIEFIPENGGGPGVRLKKPRSRG from the coding sequence ATGATTCCCGACGACGAGATATCTGTTGAGCAGTGCCGGGGCGCTCGCGCCATGCTCGGATGGAGCCAGACCAAACTCGCTGAAGAAGCACGCGTTGCTCGCCAGACGATCGTCGACTTCGAGCGGGGTGCACGCACTCCGTTCCCCAACAACAAGGCCGCAATCCGATCAGCCCTGGAGGCAGCGGGCATCGAGTTCATCCCGGAGAACGGAGGCGGCCCAGGTGTCCGGCTGAAGAAGCCGAGATCCCGGGGCTAG
- a CDS encoding ATP-dependent helicase, which produces MKLELCDKRKAIIARDGHLLVLGGPGSGKTTIALLKAQQRCSTLKPGQEVLFLSFSRAAIRQVLLRCKEILTPGERRAVTVQTYHAFCMEMLEAHGRLLHGRPIRFLYPSEERLRKASFDGDWDAERQRQAVEQGLYCFDQFAAGTAELLERCGALRALVADHFPMIIVDEFQDTDNDQWRIVRTLAEMTDMFCLADPEQRIFDYREDIDPRRLDILRETMKIAEFDLGGENHRSPNAGILKFADAVLRNQGPLPVTSDVKQASYWPNAFAATVHAGVIWTFSALRKKGVEHPSVAVLSRSNSLISDLSAILSEPHSYNNQALAIVEHDVVWDAELSAAAAIVVASILEWPTGLAEETLARTLRLLAGFYKLKNAEEPTKKAADNARKYDEAAVKVSKGEGPRIDAAKALVVAHAAGITMTGDPVPDWKAARRLLQDIPALNELFREVRLVRLFRATDALAAGLGDRWLASGSYVGASELVKRILEQERLIAAERDPQGCVLMNIHKSKGKEFDGVVLVEGAYKSSFFDERTESAPFERSRRLLRVGLTRARALVTIVRPQGAMPLVD; this is translated from the coding sequence TGTGCTCGGGGGACCAGGCTCGGGCAAAACCACGATCGCGCTGCTCAAAGCGCAGCAGCGGTGCTCCACTTTGAAACCGGGGCAGGAAGTACTCTTCCTGAGCTTTTCGCGAGCCGCGATCCGACAAGTCTTGCTGCGCTGCAAGGAAATCCTGACGCCGGGCGAACGGCGGGCAGTGACCGTCCAGACATATCACGCCTTCTGTATGGAGATGCTGGAGGCGCACGGCCGACTGCTGCATGGGCGGCCGATCCGCTTCCTCTATCCCAGCGAGGAACGCTTGCGGAAAGCGTCGTTCGACGGCGACTGGGATGCCGAACGCCAACGCCAGGCCGTCGAACAGGGGCTCTATTGCTTCGATCAGTTCGCGGCCGGCACCGCTGAGTTGCTCGAGCGCTGCGGGGCCCTGCGTGCGCTGGTGGCCGATCACTTTCCGATGATCATCGTCGATGAGTTTCAGGACACCGATAATGACCAGTGGCGGATAGTGCGGACACTGGCCGAGATGACGGACATGTTCTGCCTTGCCGATCCCGAGCAGCGCATCTTCGACTATCGGGAGGACATCGATCCGCGGCGTCTCGATATCCTCCGCGAGACGATGAAGATCGCCGAATTCGATTTGGGCGGCGAGAACCACAGGAGCCCAAATGCAGGAATCCTGAAGTTCGCGGATGCCGTACTGCGCAACCAAGGTCCGCTGCCTGTGACGTCCGACGTGAAACAGGCGAGCTATTGGCCCAACGCCTTCGCGGCAACGGTCCATGCGGGTGTTATCTGGACGTTCAGCGCGCTGCGCAAGAAGGGGGTCGAGCACCCGAGCGTCGCGGTGCTCTCGCGGAGCAATTCGCTGATTTCCGACCTATCGGCGATTCTCTCGGAACCACATAGCTACAATAACCAGGCGCTGGCGATCGTCGAACATGACGTGGTCTGGGACGCGGAGCTTTCAGCGGCGGCCGCTATTGTCGTCGCCTCGATTCTAGAATGGCCGACAGGTCTCGCGGAGGAGACACTTGCACGTACGCTGCGGCTGCTGGCGGGGTTCTACAAGCTGAAGAATGCAGAGGAGCCGACTAAGAAGGCGGCGGACAACGCGCGCAAGTATGACGAAGCGGCCGTCAAGGTGTCCAAGGGTGAAGGACCGCGCATCGATGCGGCGAAGGCGCTTGTAGTGGCGCACGCGGCGGGCATCACGATGACCGGGGATCCAGTTCCGGATTGGAAGGCCGCGCGCCGGCTGCTCCAGGATATTCCCGCTCTCAACGAACTGTTTCGCGAGGTCCGGCTCGTCCGACTGTTTCGGGCGACCGACGCGTTGGCCGCCGGACTCGGCGACCGCTGGCTGGCCTCCGGCAGCTACGTGGGGGCGAGCGAACTCGTGAAGCGTATCCTCGAGCAGGAACGTCTCATCGCGGCCGAACGCGACCCGCAGGGCTGCGTCCTGATGAACATCCACAAATCGAAGGGCAAGGAGTTCGACGGCGTCGTGCTTGTGGAAGGCGCTTATAAATCGAGCTTCTTCGACGAGCGGACCGAAAGCGCGCCGTTCGAGCGCAGCCGTCGCCTGCTTCGGGTCGGCCTGACGAGGGCGCGTGCCCTTGTAACGATCGTCAGGCCACAGGGAGCGATGCCCCTCGTGGACTAA
- a CDS encoding nucleotidyl transferase AbiEii/AbiGii toxin family protein: MTPGFFDVIGASSQAREGLYLSAANRLGTTVQNVEKDFWVCWTLDALFNGLALNGPRLLFKGGTSLSKGYGLIDRFSEDIDITVFREDIGEPATMAELEALSGKKRAARLEAIKTACQTYIRETLLVALTAIVGRTMRETGSVGLRVTLDESDPDGQSLLLWYPSVATSPGSYVRPAVKIESGAKSALDPHRPVDIRPYVDDDLRTPGALTVRAVTTVDPARTFWDKVVILHGLRRWYERRGELRGGGQRVSRHYYDVYRLLRSEVGLAAVTDLDMAGDCVSHARMFFNRPGLDLASAARGTFALAPHDGMVAELRRDYAAMATMIFGDIPAFDEVMASVADLERTVNER, from the coding sequence ATGACGCCGGGGTTCTTCGATGTCATTGGGGCCAGCAGCCAGGCTAGGGAAGGGCTCTATCTCTCTGCCGCCAACCGGCTCGGCACGACCGTGCAGAACGTCGAGAAGGACTTCTGGGTCTGCTGGACGCTCGACGCGTTGTTCAACGGGTTGGCGCTAAATGGACCTCGCCTATTGTTCAAGGGCGGTACCTCGCTATCGAAGGGTTATGGCCTGATCGATCGGTTTTCCGAGGACATCGACATAACAGTGTTTCGGGAGGACATTGGCGAGCCCGCCACCATGGCAGAGCTGGAAGCCCTGAGCGGCAAGAAGCGCGCGGCCCGGCTCGAGGCGATCAAGACGGCGTGCCAGACCTATATTCGGGAAACGCTTCTGGTGGCATTGACGGCGATCGTGGGCCGGACGATGCGCGAGACCGGCAGCGTCGGCCTTCGCGTAACGCTGGACGAGAGCGATCCGGACGGGCAGAGCCTGCTGCTCTGGTATCCGAGCGTCGCGACGTCGCCCGGGAGCTATGTGCGGCCAGCGGTGAAGATCGAGTCCGGAGCGAAGTCGGCCCTCGACCCGCACCGACCGGTCGATATCAGACCATACGTCGATGATGACCTAAGAACACCGGGCGCGTTGACTGTTAGGGCAGTGACAACGGTGGATCCCGCGCGCACCTTCTGGGACAAGGTCGTCATCCTCCACGGGCTGCGTCGCTGGTACGAGCGTCGCGGCGAGTTGCGCGGCGGCGGACAGCGCGTGTCGCGGCACTACTACGACGTCTACCGTCTCCTCCGGTCCGAAGTCGGGCTCGCCGCCGTCACCGATCTCGACATGGCCGGGGACTGCGTGAGCCACGCGCGCATGTTCTTCAATCGGCCGGGTCTCGATCTGGCCTCTGCGGCACGCGGGACGTTCGCGCTGGCGCCGCACGATGGCATGGTGGCGGAGTTGCGGCGTGACTATGCTGCGATGGCGACGATGATCTTCGGCGACATCCCGGCCTTCGACGAGGTGATGGCGAGTGTCGCCGATCTGGAGCGAACGGTGAATGAGCGTTGA
- a CDS encoding AlpA family transcriptional regulator, which yields MSERRIEIAARLPLVFGLPGPEAAAAVGISASKFKEMVLDKRMPRPRRIDGRLVWDVDELRDAFKALPHDGGDDEEDTWADFR from the coding sequence ATGAGTGAACGTCGTATCGAGATAGCAGCAAGGTTGCCCCTGGTATTCGGGTTGCCGGGTCCAGAGGCGGCGGCCGCGGTCGGCATCAGCGCGTCGAAATTCAAGGAGATGGTTCTCGACAAGCGCATGCCGCGCCCGCGCAGGATCGACGGCAGGCTCGTTTGGGACGTCGATGAGCTGCGCGACGCGTTCAAGGCCCTGCCGCATGACGGCGGCGACGATGAAGAGGACACCTGGGCCGACTTCCGATGA